One genomic region from Thunnus maccoyii chromosome 16, fThuMac1.1, whole genome shotgun sequence encodes:
- the hivep2b gene encoding transcription factor HIVEP2 isoform X2, which yields MESLETTAGVKSSTEGQDRNVAQKKCTSESAQTRRSPSVELEGKGWHQQLQEGQGRDTCGFKEMSDSGKSLQLEDPHPHTQSTSHQDYEVSSYPLQITKQFPIGRQKAVGHVVSAQSPGSCGPASHRKSPSSPEAQQQCSHSGMDQLSETVCKVEQKPQKPGKYVCDYCGRACAKPSVLKKHIRSHTGERPYPCVPCGFSFKTKSNLYKHRKSHAHSVKAGTVPFSELGSYNANTDQGSFEGEGELFSDAEQSTDTDEDTLNDPLLLLDSPLEGSDNTAVKVLNLIAQKKGATSMSAQDGSSQPQEINASPAAAEASRAIQSCTIKQRLALRLSEKRSSDSDHNLSLPSQSSKGSTDSGYFSRSESAEHQTGPPNTNAKSYQEIMFGKCYRPSPKQATAFVASSTDSSEYTGKRPGKGVSRVFTQEKDTVESIKINTKSFAREEVKEPQLDSGSDLGPLIRSNSMPTSSAVCLTMPQALRGSHSFDERTSTGGMRRLRRQAAFEHSPHDGHVDTDGHGKMSESGISPSGLEMENYPSAVSSMSHQRHAMELATRKRRKEKREEEDLLGQYEVHHEQCEEMFDSSKDYDSKQVSQGAVGVMTLGKGHSLSMISQTDRYDMDISVSHDISGRKTLGNVISVIQHTNSINRPLSEQYHGQRQDSVSSFQAMEASESYEMERSDSRLRQSFQMGPKLVRQPNIQVPEIRVTVEPDSPEKAPEVQVKEPEKHVEEFQWPQRSETLAQFPPEKLPPKKKRLRLADIEHSSGESSFESACTSLSRSPSQDSNLSYSSTFSFDREESLKSVSPARQDEFGKPLELLAVPGSGHSLSVLNQRQQHEMRRSSSEQAPCNLRKEFPEVRSISFDYGSLSPTSKVRHVDIIAGHSAVKERRRGNLVRQESLNMDTEATQVPSQVFQQYLSSTPPPFTAVAVLPQTLPIFSTGNTFPQLSHPSLLVPVRIQTHVPSYGSITYTSVSQIFDNQYDSVSSTMSTPQNQTSRLSGNLDPHNVLAYTRPPSTHTLSVEALDLSSAKLKTGIPLSLTSRTISTTNASSGGANKRMLSPASSLDLFMEVKQQKRVKEERMFGQIVEELSAVELGKCNLSEEKGHRSEMQGASTPHVQDDSRRSKFITLQQKVTEATDHSVESAMESSSLESNSPPYSMISVSELKEVGMEKRVQMDMVAQLVTSQDILTSDAEHSRLISQFPSLRTTTGVSWCYLNYTKPSCSHGNTPFSSVYTTWCVSSHNPNPLELSTSAALALLRSKQRGEKVIYTVAAMCQPGTGKLVSSLILWRQTIEQLQRKPEPKEVDITYGKKVKDMSCRVKTAKEEWKEREASTTQTVPTRIKIFEGGYKSNEDYVYVRGRGRGKYICEECGIRCKKPSMLKKHIRTHTDVRPYICRVCNFAFKTKGNLTKHMKSKAHMKKCLELGVSVTMDDTEIQEHDDIQQESKTEVAVTTKHQFSDAEDSDGMDEEADEIDEDDDEDDEYEGDSTPKLRSRSTSPQPCGVTSLSVTATAAIHGCSLTSLPGADARQQASGRRTGSDHRPVLEQREKSVDEDSLTMLSPDQASFLFDPYSSCLLSPGWESPIREPSPSRLRYPSPRRELSPRGRSTPRWDTSPLRPGSPSFTPIQHLSPVSIERPMSPGTELAGKRESAVRGRQRVVLRAISPRRGSHQHKGAGDKTRHQAKIEMAQQQGAFEMELDQRSSLASSLPGAASSHHQNILSHLPLHSQQQAHSLLPVVPVGGLQMLHSPPSSSTDVTPSSAPSPQSSEGQRCSSREGSVHGLETGGEDVRGQSQLSSHHAAQEKCLDSGVRDSRQEENVQTCLKAIASLKITTEDPH from the exons ATGGAGTCACTTGAAACTACTGCAGGGGTGAAAAGCTCCACAGAGGGCCAGGACAGAAATGTTGCACAGAAAAAATGCACATCAGAGTCTGCACAGACTAGGAGGAGTCCATCTGTCGAATTGGAGGGCAAGGGATGGCACCAACAACTGCAAGAAGGACAGGGCAGAGACACATGTGGtttcaaagaaatgtctgaCTCAGGGAAATCACTGCAATTAGAAGATCCGCACCCCCACACCCAGTCCACAAGCCATCAAGACTATGAGGTGTCTTCATATCCACTACAGATCACAAAACAGTTTCCCATTGGCAGACAGAAAGCTGTAGGTCACGTGGTTTCTGCTCAGTCTCCTGGTAGCTGTGGACCTGCGTCGCACAGGAAGTCCCCCAGTTCACCTGAAGCCCAACAACAGTGTTCCCATTCAGGGATGGATCAGCTGTCAGAGACTGTGTGTAAGGTGGAACAGAAACCACAAAAGCCTGGGAAGTATGTTTGTGATTACTGTGGAAGGGCATGTGCCAAACCCAGCGTGCTTAAGAAACACATTCGTTCACACACCGGAGAACGGCCCTATCCATGTGTCCCTTGCGGATTCTCCTTCAAAACCAAGAGTAATttatacaaacacagaaagTCTCACGCTCACTCTGTCAAAGCTGGAACAGTGCCATTCTCAGAACTTGGTTCTTACAATGCCAATACGGACCAGGGGTCTTTTGAAGGGGAAGGAGAGTTATTCTCTGATGCTGAGCAAAGCACGGACACGGACGAGGACACTCTTAATGACCCACTGCTGCTGTTGGACTCTCCACTGGAGGGATCAGATAACACTGCTGTAAAAGTACTAAATCTCATTGCTCAGAAAAAGGGAGCCACGTCGATGTCAGCTCAGGATGGTTCATCCCAGCCCCAAGAAATCAATGCATCTCCTGCCGCTGCCGAGGCTAGCCGTGCAATTCAATCTTGCACGATCAAACAGAGGCTTGCACTTCGGCTGTCTGAAAAAAGAAGCAGTGACTCTGACCACAATCTGTCCCTTCCAAGTCAGTCTAGCAAGGGCAGCACGGACTCTGGCTACTTCTCACGCTCCGAGAGCGCCGAGCACCAAACCGGTCCtccaaacacaaatgcaaagtCCTATCAGGAAATTATGTTTGGGAAGTGTTACAGGCCAAGTCCTAAACAGGCAACAGCTTTCGTGGCCAGCAGCACAGACTCAAGTGAATATACCGGGAAACGCCCGGGGAAGGGGGTTTCCCGCGTTTTCACCCAAGAAAAAGACACTGTTGAGtcaatcaaaataaacacaaagtcatTCGCGAGGGAAGAGGTGAAAGAACCACAGTTAGACAGTGGCTCTGATTTGGGGCCTCTGATCAGAAGCAACTCAATGCCAACATCTTCAGCAGTCTGTTTGACTATGCCTCAGGCCCTCAGAGGCAGCCACTCTTTTGATGAGAGAACAAGCACCGGGGGCATGAGGAGACTCAGGCGGCAAGCTGCTTTCGAACACTCCCCACATGATGGCCATGTCGATACTGACGGCCATGGAAAGATGAGCGAGAGTGGCATTTCACCCTCAGGATTGGAAATGGAAAATTACCCCTCTGCTGTGTCTAGTATGAGCCATCAGAGGCATGCGATGGAACTGGCAACACGGAAGCGCCggaaagagaagagggaagaggaggattTGCTGGGTCAATACGAGGTGCATCATGAACAATGTGAAGAAATGTTTGATTCAAGCAAGGACTATGATTCAAAACAAGTCAGCCAAGGTGCAGTGGGTGTCATGACATTGGGGAAAGGACATTCTTTAAGTATGATATCACAGACGGACAGGTATGACATGGACATATCAGTGAGCCACGACATTTCTGGTCGAAAAACCTTAGGGAATGTAATTTCAGTTATCCAGCACACAAACTCGATAAACAGGCCTCTCTCTGAACAGTATCATGGACAGAGACAGGACAGTGTTTCTTCATTTCAAGCTATGGAGGCAAGTGAATCATATGAGATGGAAAGGAGTGATAGTAGACTACGGCAATCCTTTcaaatgggcccaaaacttgtACGGCAGCCCAACATACAAGTCCCAGAAATTCGGGTCACTGTAGAGCCTGACAGTCCAGAAAAAGCTCCAGAGGTGCAGGTGAAGGAGCCAGAGAAGCATGTGGAGGAATTTCAGTGGCCACAAAGGAGTGAAACTTTAGCACAATTCCCCCCGGAAAAGCTCCCTCCAAAGAAGAAAAGGCTACGCTTAGCTGATATTGAGCACTCCTCTGGTGAATCTAGTTTTGAATCTGCCTGCACCAGTCTCTCCCGCAGTCCAAGCCAAGACAGCAACTTATCTTATAGCTCCACCTTCTCCTTTGACAGGGAGGAGAGCTTGAAGTCAGTCTCTCCAGCCAGGCAGGATGAATTTGGCAAACCACTAGAGCTGTTAGCTGTGCCAGGAAGTGGGCACTCCCTCTCTGTGCTAAACCAGCGTCAGCAGCATGAAATGAGACGCTCCTCCTCAGAGCAGGCGCCTTGTAACTTGCGCAAGGAGTTCCCAGAGGTACGCAGCATATCATTTGACTATGGCAGTCTTTCTCCAACATCCAAAGTTAGACACGTGGACATCATTGCTGGCCACTCTGCtgtgaaggagagaaggaggggaaaCTTGGTGCGACAGGAGTCACTGAATATGGACACTGAGGCAACACAAGTCCCATCACAAGTGTTTCAGCAGTACCTCAGCAGCACCCCCCCTCCGTTCACAGCAGTTGCTGTTCTGCCGCAGACTTTGCCAATATTTTCCACCGGGAATACATTTCCTCAGCTGTCACATCCGAGCCTTTTAGTTCCTGTAAGAATCCAGACTCATGTACCATCATATGGCAGCATCACATACACGTCAGTATCACAGATTTTTGACAATCAGTATGACAGTGTTAGCTCCACTATGTCCACCCCTCAGAATCAAACTTCACGTTTGTCTGGAAATCTTGACCCTCATAATGTTTTAGCTTATACCAGACCACCTTCGACGCACACCCTCAGTGTTGAAGCCCTTGATTTGTCATCAGCAAAGCTCAAGACAggtatccctctctctctgacctctAGAACTATCTCAACCACTAATGCATCCAGTGGTGGCGCAAACAAACGGATGCTATCCCCTGCCAGTAGCCTGGACCTCTTCATGGAGGTCAAGCAGCAAAAACGTGTGAAAGAGGAAAGAATGTTTGGGCAAATTGTAGAGGAGCTGAGTGCTGTGGAGTTGGGAAAATGTAATTTGAGTGAAGAGAAGGGGCACAGGTCAGAGATGCAGGGTGCATCAACACCTCATGTCCAGGATGACTCACGTAGGAGTAAATTTATCACACTTCAGCAAAAAGTGACAGAGGCCACTGACCATAGCGTTGAGTCAGCCATGGAAAGTAGCTCTCTGGAAAGCAACTCGCCACCATATTCCATGATATCAGTTAGCGAACTGAAAGAAGTTGGCATGGAGAAACGAGTGCAGATGGATATGGTGGCACAGCTGGTTACCAGTCAAGACATCCTGACCTCAGACGCTGAGCATTCAAGACTGATATCTCAGTTTCCAAGTCTTCGCACGACGACAGGTGTGAGCTGGTGTTATCTCAACTACACCAAGCCAAGCTGCTCCCACGGCAACActcctttctcctctgtgtACACCACCTGGTGTGTGAGTTCCCACAATCCGAACCCTCTTGAACTGAGCACCAGCGCTGCTCTGGCTCTCCTGCGGTCCAAACAGAGGGGAGAAAAGGTTATATACACCGTGGCTGCCATGTGTCAGCCTGGCACGGGGAAACTGGTCTCATCCCTCATCCTGTGGAGGCAGACAATTGAACAG CTGCAGAGGAAACCGGAGCCCAAAGAGGTGGACATCACCTACGGGAAGAAGGTGAAAGACATGAGCTGCAGAGTGAAAACTGCCAAGGAGgagtggaaagagagagaggcctcCACAACCCAAACAGTGCCAACACGTATTAAGATCTTTGAGGGAGG GTACAAGTCCAATGAAGACTATGTGTATGTCAGAGGTCGAGGCCGGGGAAAATACATTTGCGAGGAGTGTGGTATCCGCTGTAAGAAGCCAAGCATgctgaaaaaacacatcaggacCCATACAGATGTGAGACCATACATCTGCAGGGTCTGCAACTTCGCTTTTAAAACTAAAG GAAACCTGACTAAACATATGAAGTCAAAGGCACACATGAAGAAATGTCTTGAACTGGGAGTGTCAGTAACTATGGATGACACGGAGATACAGGAACATG acGACATCCAACAAGAGTCCAAGACAGAGGTGGCGGTCACAACCAAACACCAGTTCTCTGATGCAGAAGACTCAGATGGCATGGACGAAGAAGCTGATGAAATCGATGAAGATGATGACGAGGACGATGAATATGAGGGCGATTCCACTCCCAAGTTGCGTTCAAGAAGTACGAGTCCTCAGCCGTGTGGAGTCACCTCTCTGTCAGTCACAGCCACCGCTGCCATCCACGGCTGCTCCCTCACCTCTCTGCCCGGCGCTGACGCTCGCCAACAGGCCTCCGGCAGGCGGACGGGCTCAGACCATCGACCTGTCCTCGAGCAGAGAGAGAAGTCTGTGGATGAAGACTCTCTGACCATGCTGTCTCCAGATCAGGCCAGCTTCCTCTTTGACCCTTACTCTTCTTGTCTGCTCTCTCCTGGCTGGGAGTCTCCCATCAGGGAGCCCTCCCCTTCACGTCTGCGTTACCCGTCCCCGAGGCGAGAACTCTCCCCGCGAGGTCGCTCTACTCCCAGATGGGATACTTCCCCGCTTAGGCCTGGCTCGCCCAGCTTCACACCCATTCAGCACCTCTCCCCGGTCTCGATTGAACGACCGATGTCTCCTGGAACAGAGCTGGCCGGAAAGCGAGAGTCTGCGGTCAGAGGCAGGCAGAGGGTTGTACTGAGAGCTATTTCGCCACGCAGGGGCTCGCATCAACACAAAGGCGCTGGTGATAAAACCAGACACCAAGCAAAGATCGAGATGGCTCAACAACAAGGAGCCTTTGAAATGGAACTG GATCAAAGGAGTAGCTTGGCTTCTAGTCTGCCCGGTGCTGCCAGTTCTCATCACCAGAACATCCTCAGCCACCTCCCTCTTCACTCCCAGCAGCAGGCCCACAGTTTGCTCCCCGTCGTTCCTGTCGGAGGGCTCCAGATGTTACACTCACCGCCTTCCTCCAGCACTGATGTCACCCCTTCCTCGGCGCCGAGCCCCCAGAGCAGCGAGGGCCAGCGTTGCAGCAGCAGGGAAGGATCTGTCCACGGGCTCGAGACGGGAGGAGAGGACGTCAGAGGCCAGAGCCAGCTGTCCTCCCATCATGCCGCTCAGGAGAAATGCCTCGACTCCGGCGTCAGGGACAGCAGACAGGAGGAGAATGTCCAGACCTGCTTGAAAGCCATCGCCTCGCTGAAGATTACCACAGAGGACCCTCATTAG
- the hivep2b gene encoding transcription factor HIVEP2 isoform X1, translated as MESLETTAGVKSSTEGQDRNVAQKKCTSESAQTRRSPSVELEGKGWHQQLQEGQGRDTCGFKEMSDSGKSLQLEDPHPHTQSTSHQDYEVSSYPLQITKQFPIGRQKAVGHVVSAQSPGSCGPASHRKSPSSPEAQQQCSHSGMDQLSETVCKVEQKPQKPGKYVCDYCGRACAKPSVLKKHIRSHTGERPYPCVPCGFSFKTKSNLYKHRKSHAHSVKAGTVPFSELGSYNANTDQGSFEGEGELFSDAEQSTDTDEDTLNDPLLLLDSPLEGSDNTAVKVLNLIAQKKGATSMSAQDGSSQPQEINASPAAAEASRAIQSCTIKQRLALRLSEKRSSDSDHNLSLPSQSSKGSTDSGYFSRSESAEHQTGPPNTNAKSYQEIMFGKCYRPSPKQATAFVASSTDSSEYTGKRPGKGVSRVFTQEKDTVESIKINTKSFAREEVKEPQLDSGSDLGPLIRSNSMPTSSAVCLTMPQALRGSHSFDERTSTGGMRRLRRQAAFEHSPHDGHVDTDGHGKMSESGISPSGLEMENYPSAVSSMSHQRHAMELATRKRRKEKREEEDLLGQYEVHHEQCEEMFDSSKDYDSKQVSQGAVGVMTLGKGHSLSMISQTDRYDMDISVSHDISGRKTLGNVISVIQHTNSINRPLSEQYHGQRQDSVSSFQAMEASESYEMERSDSRLRQSFQMGPKLVRQPNIQVPEIRVTVEPDSPEKAPEVQVKEPEKHVEEFQWPQRSETLAQFPPEKLPPKKKRLRLADIEHSSGESSFESACTSLSRSPSQDSNLSYSSTFSFDREESLKSVSPARQDEFGKPLELLAVPGSGHSLSVLNQRQQHEMRRSSSEQAPCNLRKEFPEVRSISFDYGSLSPTSKVRHVDIIAGHSAVKERRRGNLVRQESLNMDTEATQVPSQVFQQYLSSTPPPFTAVAVLPQTLPIFSTGNTFPQLSHPSLLVPVRIQTHVPSYGSITYTSVSQIFDNQYDSVSSTMSTPQNQTSRLSGNLDPHNVLAYTRPPSTHTLSVEALDLSSAKLKTGIPLSLTSRTISTTNASSGGANKRMLSPASSLDLFMEVKQQKRVKEERMFGQIVEELSAVELGKCNLSEEKGHRSEMQGASTPHVQDDSRRSKFITLQQKVTEATDHSVESAMESSSLESNSPPYSMISVSELKEVGMEKRVQMDMVAQLVTSQDILTSDAEHSRLISQFPSLRTTTGVSWCYLNYTKPSCSHGNTPFSSVYTTWCVSSHNPNPLELSTSAALALLRSKQRGEKVIYTVAAMCQPGTGKLVSSLILWRQTIEQLQRKPEPKEVDITYGKKVKDMSCRVKTAKEEWKEREASTTQTVPTRIKIFEGGYKSNEDYVYVRGRGRGKYICEECGIRCKKPSMLKKHIRTHTDVRPYICRVCNFAFKTKGNLTKHMKSKAHMKKCLELGVSVTMDDTEIQEHVDDIQQESKTEVAVTTKHQFSDAEDSDGMDEEADEIDEDDDEDDEYEGDSTPKLRSRSTSPQPCGVTSLSVTATAAIHGCSLTSLPGADARQQASGRRTGSDHRPVLEQREKSVDEDSLTMLSPDQASFLFDPYSSCLLSPGWESPIREPSPSRLRYPSPRRELSPRGRSTPRWDTSPLRPGSPSFTPIQHLSPVSIERPMSPGTELAGKRESAVRGRQRVVLRAISPRRGSHQHKGAGDKTRHQAKIEMAQQQGAFEMELDQRSSLASSLPGAASSHHQNILSHLPLHSQQQAHSLLPVVPVGGLQMLHSPPSSSTDVTPSSAPSPQSSEGQRCSSREGSVHGLETGGEDVRGQSQLSSHHAAQEKCLDSGVRDSRQEENVQTCLKAIASLKITTEDPH; from the exons ATGGAGTCACTTGAAACTACTGCAGGGGTGAAAAGCTCCACAGAGGGCCAGGACAGAAATGTTGCACAGAAAAAATGCACATCAGAGTCTGCACAGACTAGGAGGAGTCCATCTGTCGAATTGGAGGGCAAGGGATGGCACCAACAACTGCAAGAAGGACAGGGCAGAGACACATGTGGtttcaaagaaatgtctgaCTCAGGGAAATCACTGCAATTAGAAGATCCGCACCCCCACACCCAGTCCACAAGCCATCAAGACTATGAGGTGTCTTCATATCCACTACAGATCACAAAACAGTTTCCCATTGGCAGACAGAAAGCTGTAGGTCACGTGGTTTCTGCTCAGTCTCCTGGTAGCTGTGGACCTGCGTCGCACAGGAAGTCCCCCAGTTCACCTGAAGCCCAACAACAGTGTTCCCATTCAGGGATGGATCAGCTGTCAGAGACTGTGTGTAAGGTGGAACAGAAACCACAAAAGCCTGGGAAGTATGTTTGTGATTACTGTGGAAGGGCATGTGCCAAACCCAGCGTGCTTAAGAAACACATTCGTTCACACACCGGAGAACGGCCCTATCCATGTGTCCCTTGCGGATTCTCCTTCAAAACCAAGAGTAATttatacaaacacagaaagTCTCACGCTCACTCTGTCAAAGCTGGAACAGTGCCATTCTCAGAACTTGGTTCTTACAATGCCAATACGGACCAGGGGTCTTTTGAAGGGGAAGGAGAGTTATTCTCTGATGCTGAGCAAAGCACGGACACGGACGAGGACACTCTTAATGACCCACTGCTGCTGTTGGACTCTCCACTGGAGGGATCAGATAACACTGCTGTAAAAGTACTAAATCTCATTGCTCAGAAAAAGGGAGCCACGTCGATGTCAGCTCAGGATGGTTCATCCCAGCCCCAAGAAATCAATGCATCTCCTGCCGCTGCCGAGGCTAGCCGTGCAATTCAATCTTGCACGATCAAACAGAGGCTTGCACTTCGGCTGTCTGAAAAAAGAAGCAGTGACTCTGACCACAATCTGTCCCTTCCAAGTCAGTCTAGCAAGGGCAGCACGGACTCTGGCTACTTCTCACGCTCCGAGAGCGCCGAGCACCAAACCGGTCCtccaaacacaaatgcaaagtCCTATCAGGAAATTATGTTTGGGAAGTGTTACAGGCCAAGTCCTAAACAGGCAACAGCTTTCGTGGCCAGCAGCACAGACTCAAGTGAATATACCGGGAAACGCCCGGGGAAGGGGGTTTCCCGCGTTTTCACCCAAGAAAAAGACACTGTTGAGtcaatcaaaataaacacaaagtcatTCGCGAGGGAAGAGGTGAAAGAACCACAGTTAGACAGTGGCTCTGATTTGGGGCCTCTGATCAGAAGCAACTCAATGCCAACATCTTCAGCAGTCTGTTTGACTATGCCTCAGGCCCTCAGAGGCAGCCACTCTTTTGATGAGAGAACAAGCACCGGGGGCATGAGGAGACTCAGGCGGCAAGCTGCTTTCGAACACTCCCCACATGATGGCCATGTCGATACTGACGGCCATGGAAAGATGAGCGAGAGTGGCATTTCACCCTCAGGATTGGAAATGGAAAATTACCCCTCTGCTGTGTCTAGTATGAGCCATCAGAGGCATGCGATGGAACTGGCAACACGGAAGCGCCggaaagagaagagggaagaggaggattTGCTGGGTCAATACGAGGTGCATCATGAACAATGTGAAGAAATGTTTGATTCAAGCAAGGACTATGATTCAAAACAAGTCAGCCAAGGTGCAGTGGGTGTCATGACATTGGGGAAAGGACATTCTTTAAGTATGATATCACAGACGGACAGGTATGACATGGACATATCAGTGAGCCACGACATTTCTGGTCGAAAAACCTTAGGGAATGTAATTTCAGTTATCCAGCACACAAACTCGATAAACAGGCCTCTCTCTGAACAGTATCATGGACAGAGACAGGACAGTGTTTCTTCATTTCAAGCTATGGAGGCAAGTGAATCATATGAGATGGAAAGGAGTGATAGTAGACTACGGCAATCCTTTcaaatgggcccaaaacttgtACGGCAGCCCAACATACAAGTCCCAGAAATTCGGGTCACTGTAGAGCCTGACAGTCCAGAAAAAGCTCCAGAGGTGCAGGTGAAGGAGCCAGAGAAGCATGTGGAGGAATTTCAGTGGCCACAAAGGAGTGAAACTTTAGCACAATTCCCCCCGGAAAAGCTCCCTCCAAAGAAGAAAAGGCTACGCTTAGCTGATATTGAGCACTCCTCTGGTGAATCTAGTTTTGAATCTGCCTGCACCAGTCTCTCCCGCAGTCCAAGCCAAGACAGCAACTTATCTTATAGCTCCACCTTCTCCTTTGACAGGGAGGAGAGCTTGAAGTCAGTCTCTCCAGCCAGGCAGGATGAATTTGGCAAACCACTAGAGCTGTTAGCTGTGCCAGGAAGTGGGCACTCCCTCTCTGTGCTAAACCAGCGTCAGCAGCATGAAATGAGACGCTCCTCCTCAGAGCAGGCGCCTTGTAACTTGCGCAAGGAGTTCCCAGAGGTACGCAGCATATCATTTGACTATGGCAGTCTTTCTCCAACATCCAAAGTTAGACACGTGGACATCATTGCTGGCCACTCTGCtgtgaaggagagaaggaggggaaaCTTGGTGCGACAGGAGTCACTGAATATGGACACTGAGGCAACACAAGTCCCATCACAAGTGTTTCAGCAGTACCTCAGCAGCACCCCCCCTCCGTTCACAGCAGTTGCTGTTCTGCCGCAGACTTTGCCAATATTTTCCACCGGGAATACATTTCCTCAGCTGTCACATCCGAGCCTTTTAGTTCCTGTAAGAATCCAGACTCATGTACCATCATATGGCAGCATCACATACACGTCAGTATCACAGATTTTTGACAATCAGTATGACAGTGTTAGCTCCACTATGTCCACCCCTCAGAATCAAACTTCACGTTTGTCTGGAAATCTTGACCCTCATAATGTTTTAGCTTATACCAGACCACCTTCGACGCACACCCTCAGTGTTGAAGCCCTTGATTTGTCATCAGCAAAGCTCAAGACAggtatccctctctctctgacctctAGAACTATCTCAACCACTAATGCATCCAGTGGTGGCGCAAACAAACGGATGCTATCCCCTGCCAGTAGCCTGGACCTCTTCATGGAGGTCAAGCAGCAAAAACGTGTGAAAGAGGAAAGAATGTTTGGGCAAATTGTAGAGGAGCTGAGTGCTGTGGAGTTGGGAAAATGTAATTTGAGTGAAGAGAAGGGGCACAGGTCAGAGATGCAGGGTGCATCAACACCTCATGTCCAGGATGACTCACGTAGGAGTAAATTTATCACACTTCAGCAAAAAGTGACAGAGGCCACTGACCATAGCGTTGAGTCAGCCATGGAAAGTAGCTCTCTGGAAAGCAACTCGCCACCATATTCCATGATATCAGTTAGCGAACTGAAAGAAGTTGGCATGGAGAAACGAGTGCAGATGGATATGGTGGCACAGCTGGTTACCAGTCAAGACATCCTGACCTCAGACGCTGAGCATTCAAGACTGATATCTCAGTTTCCAAGTCTTCGCACGACGACAGGTGTGAGCTGGTGTTATCTCAACTACACCAAGCCAAGCTGCTCCCACGGCAACActcctttctcctctgtgtACACCACCTGGTGTGTGAGTTCCCACAATCCGAACCCTCTTGAACTGAGCACCAGCGCTGCTCTGGCTCTCCTGCGGTCCAAACAGAGGGGAGAAAAGGTTATATACACCGTGGCTGCCATGTGTCAGCCTGGCACGGGGAAACTGGTCTCATCCCTCATCCTGTGGAGGCAGACAATTGAACAG CTGCAGAGGAAACCGGAGCCCAAAGAGGTGGACATCACCTACGGGAAGAAGGTGAAAGACATGAGCTGCAGAGTGAAAACTGCCAAGGAGgagtggaaagagagagaggcctcCACAACCCAAACAGTGCCAACACGTATTAAGATCTTTGAGGGAGG GTACAAGTCCAATGAAGACTATGTGTATGTCAGAGGTCGAGGCCGGGGAAAATACATTTGCGAGGAGTGTGGTATCCGCTGTAAGAAGCCAAGCATgctgaaaaaacacatcaggacCCATACAGATGTGAGACCATACATCTGCAGGGTCTGCAACTTCGCTTTTAAAACTAAAG GAAACCTGACTAAACATATGAAGTCAAAGGCACACATGAAGAAATGTCTTGAACTGGGAGTGTCAGTAACTATGGATGACACGGAGATACAGGAACATG tagacGACATCCAACAAGAGTCCAAGACAGAGGTGGCGGTCACAACCAAACACCAGTTCTCTGATGCAGAAGACTCAGATGGCATGGACGAAGAAGCTGATGAAATCGATGAAGATGATGACGAGGACGATGAATATGAGGGCGATTCCACTCCCAAGTTGCGTTCAAGAAGTACGAGTCCTCAGCCGTGTGGAGTCACCTCTCTGTCAGTCACAGCCACCGCTGCCATCCACGGCTGCTCCCTCACCTCTCTGCCCGGCGCTGACGCTCGCCAACAGGCCTCCGGCAGGCGGACGGGCTCAGACCATCGACCTGTCCTCGAGCAGAGAGAGAAGTCTGTGGATGAAGACTCTCTGACCATGCTGTCTCCAGATCAGGCCAGCTTCCTCTTTGACCCTTACTCTTCTTGTCTGCTCTCTCCTGGCTGGGAGTCTCCCATCAGGGAGCCCTCCCCTTCACGTCTGCGTTACCCGTCCCCGAGGCGAGAACTCTCCCCGCGAGGTCGCTCTACTCCCAGATGGGATACTTCCCCGCTTAGGCCTGGCTCGCCCAGCTTCACACCCATTCAGCACCTCTCCCCGGTCTCGATTGAACGACCGATGTCTCCTGGAACAGAGCTGGCCGGAAAGCGAGAGTCTGCGGTCAGAGGCAGGCAGAGGGTTGTACTGAGAGCTATTTCGCCACGCAGGGGCTCGCATCAACACAAAGGCGCTGGTGATAAAACCAGACACCAAGCAAAGATCGAGATGGCTCAACAACAAGGAGCCTTTGAAATGGAACTG GATCAAAGGAGTAGCTTGGCTTCTAGTCTGCCCGGTGCTGCCAGTTCTCATCACCAGAACATCCTCAGCCACCTCCCTCTTCACTCCCAGCAGCAGGCCCACAGTTTGCTCCCCGTCGTTCCTGTCGGAGGGCTCCAGATGTTACACTCACCGCCTTCCTCCAGCACTGATGTCACCCCTTCCTCGGCGCCGAGCCCCCAGAGCAGCGAGGGCCAGCGTTGCAGCAGCAGGGAAGGATCTGTCCACGGGCTCGAGACGGGAGGAGAGGACGTCAGAGGCCAGAGCCAGCTGTCCTCCCATCATGCCGCTCAGGAGAAATGCCTCGACTCCGGCGTCAGGGACAGCAGACAGGAGGAGAATGTCCAGACCTGCTTGAAAGCCATCGCCTCGCTGAAGATTACCACAGAGGACCCTCATTAG